GTGCCCGCGCCAGCAGACCCGCGGCCCGCTCGCTGTCGTTACGCAGTAAGGCCATCACCCCCAACCCACCATGGCTTTCACCAAAGTTCGGGTCCAGGTCGTATGCCTGCTGGAAGCTGTGCTCGGCCGCCGCCCAGTCGCCTTCCATCAGGTATACCCAGGCCAGCGCATGCCAGGTACCGATGTGTTCCGGCATGTGCTGGACGGCCTGTTCCAATGCCTGTTTGCCTTGTTGCAGGTCTTGCATGGCCAGGTGGGCGATGCCCAGACCAGACCAGGCCCGGCCGTTGTGGGGTTGTCGGTCCAGCACACGCTGGAATTGCTGGCGGGCCAGGGTCGGTTCGCCTTGACCGATCGACAGGGTACCGGCCGCCACCAGGGCGTAGGGTTGGTCGGCTTGCCATTGCAGAGCTTGTGCGGCCCAGTGCTGACAGGCGCTGACGTCGTCGTTGTCCAGGTACAGCAGCGCCAGTTCGCCAGCCAGTTCGGCGTCCCCTGCCCGCGCTGGCAGGATCGACAGCGCCAGGGCAATGGCGTCGTCCAGTTCACCCAGTTGATGCAGGGTCAGTATCTGCAGTATGGCGGCCTGTGGCAGGGC
The sequence above is drawn from the Chitinivorax sp. B genome and encodes:
- a CDS encoding tetratricopeptide repeat protein, giving the protein MMTPSTAAQADQLARYQRFLALDPDNLQLLGDVADLSLSLGQLPLTEQTLRHGLHHHPGDPRLTNLRALLAFQQGDWAEAEYLLSGLLAQQDDPSLRYNLAYACYQQGDYPRVRQLLGEPPLDWAALPQAAILQILTLHQLGELDDAIALALSILPARAGDAELAGELALLYLDNDDVSACQHWAAQALQWQADQPYALVAAGTLSIGQGEPTLARQQFQRVLDRQPHNGRAWSGLGIAHLAMQDLQQGKQALEQAVQHMPEHIGTWHALAWVYLMEGDWAAAEHSFQQAYDLDPNFGESHGGLGVMALLRNDSERAAGLLARARRLAPGSMAVRYAEIIQAQRQGQGEAVQQILQRALADLPVLGAGRLEDVLRQRPARAVDDERDE